The genome window CATTTTTACTCATTTTGAACAAATCCAGGCCAGCCCCATGCTCAGGCAGCTGCTGATGCTCCACAGCCCCATCAGGAGCTGAGttcccctccttttccccagccccaaatcccgtcagaggaggagctgggacagctcAGAAGGGAAAATCTCCCTGCTGGTACTTACAGGACATCCCCTGGCTCCCAGtccaggcagctgccagcagcaggacgaGCAGGGCCAAGGAGATCTTCATGTCCAGCCCGAGGTTCtgtcagcaccagcagctctggttctccccaggccagcaggagctgcctgccctcctgcctgcagccctgggtgaTTTATaacagcccctgccaggctttCCATGACAGCTTGGACCCTCCCCGTGGAAAGAACCGCTTGGATCTCTCCATGAGGGGTGAGAGGTGAGGGGAAATTCCTTCTGGCAGCCACTTTGGCCACCGTGACACCCGAGGGCTGCTCAGAGGTGTGGGAGCAGCCActgatgctgggctgggagtctATTTTGGGTTGGGTTGTGGCCACCAGCAAACAGCACAGGATGATGCTCACACTTGTGAGTTCCTGTGCAAAAAACCACTCCTTGCCTTTGGCTCTGGGGCCTCTGCTTGCTCTGGGGTGGTGGCTGGTTTGTTTCTCCAGCACCCATTGCTGGCTGCTCATCGTGGTGCCTCTGCCACTGTCACAGCACCCATCACATTTCCTGGTGGCATcctggggtttggggctggctCAGGCATCCCTGAGATCCCCCTCTAATGGAATTTGGGCTGTTAATTAGGATGGTGGATGAGGAGCACAGGAAGCCCCCTCCTCCCAGCATGTTgtccctccccaaagccctcaTGGGTTTGGTTTGGCCCCACTCACCCCTGGACACCCTCACAGAGACCTGGCCgaggctccagctcctcctggctcctcGCTGATCCCAACACCTGGGCAGGAAAGCCGGAGCAGGATCTGCCCAGGCCCGAGAGACTCGCACAGACAGATGTTTGCATGTGGGAATCGCCTTTAATTCTGGTCAGAGTTGACAAAAAACAACTGTGGAGCTGCTCCCCCTCCACCCCCCgcctgctgcagcctctccaCGGGCCACAGAGGGTCAGGGCAGTccatcctgctgggctggcaaaGGCCCTTTGCCTTCAGGGAGGTGGTGAGGGTCATCGTGACAAGGAGGATGTCCCTTGTGAGCTGCTCCATCCAGAAATGTCCCCTCTGCCTCGGTGGTGTCCCCCACGAGGAGCAGTCCCCGCCGTCCCCAGCCACCCCACTAGCTGgggatggagaaggagctgACCTGGAAGCTCTGCTGGTACCTCTTGACCCACGCCCTGCTGGCCTGGGTGCAGATCTCCTTCCCGTTCCTCACCTTGAAGCtggggcacagaggggctgggctCAGTGGGGACCCCAACACTGAGTGCTGAGGGGCTCAGGGGCACAGGGGGTCGGGAGCTTTGGGCTACTCACATCACAGCCTGGTGCGGGCACTCGGGGCTGGTGGGGTAGCAGGCCACCACGTTGTCCCTCTTGATCCTTCTGGTCTGGAAGTTGAAGCAGCACTTGTCCGGCATGGCTGGAGCTCCTGGGGGACAGCACAAgcctggctcagcctggagaccccccagcccctcctcagccctcctgccatggcaaCGGCAGCTCTTTGGGGGGATCCCCCTGCACCATGTGCGTGAAGAAAATGCaaccccacagcccaggattctgtccctgaccccacagccctgggttctgaccctgaccccacagcctggggttctgtccctctcccccagccctggattctgtccctgtcccctagCCCTGGGTTCTGTCCCCGTACCCAAACCTTGggttctgtccctgtccccatccctgggttctgtccctgtccccatccccgggTTCTGTCCCcgtcccccagcccctggcaatgCTCACtctgagccaggctgtgccagcacagcgtggagaggatgaggagggcaCAGAGCATCCTGGTGGCTGTCCCCATGGCGGGCTGTGTCAGTGGCTGAGCCgcctgtgctggggccagcctgCCCCGGCTGCTTTTATGGGGGatcttcccccagggccagggGGAGGGCCTGGCCCCTGCCACGTCCCAAAGCACAGAGGGTAAGTGAAACTCATCCCCtcatcccctccccagccctgggaaaggaaaaatgtgCTCCCAGGCGGTGCTTCTGGCACCGATGGGCTTGGGATTTTCCTGAGCTCCAGCGTTGGGGCTGATGGACAGGCTGTTCCCAGAGCTTGGCTCTGCACCCTGGGTCCCTGGGCAGGCTGTGTCCAGGCCTCGTGGAGGGAGCCCCAGGGGAGGTGAGAAGGTTTGGGGATGTCCTTTGGATGGGTCAAGGGACGGGCAGAGCATCCTGCCGGGTCTCCCATGGTCCCTGTCCTCCCCCTGCTCTGCAGTTTTGtgtcctggccctggggaccgCCAGCCAAAAACCCTTTTACCTCTCCCCTCCAAAAGAAACCAGCcatagagaaaataaaactataGAGAAAACCCCTGAAACATAGAGAAACAGCTTCTGCCTCGTTGCATGAGGGACACAAACTCCTCTGTGCagtttttgggggtgtttggggccCAGGGGGCCGGGGGGAGGACAGGCAGGTGGCTCCACTTCCCTGCTCCGCtgccaaagcagcagctcatgttCTTGgccgtgctgggctgggaaaggcagaggcCAGCGAGGGAATTCCTGGTGGATtttgcctggctgcagctgtcGAAAAagccccttctccccccagccccgcagGTCCCAGGGCGCTTCCAGCTGCCGGCAGCTGGCGGAGGATGGGAGAGCGGGGAGAGGCGGAGGCTGCGCTGGGAATGCCAGGGATCCTGGGGCGCTGGGGACACGGCCctgcacagaatcacagaataaccAGTTTGGAAGACCTTCCagatcatggagtccagcccagccccaacacctcagctaagccctggcacccagtgccacatccaggctttgttaaacacacccagggatggggaatccaccacctccccgggcagccattccagaagtTTATCACCTTTCTGTAAtaaacttcttcctaatatccagcctataTTTCCCTtagtgcagcttgagactgtgtcctggACTGCCTTGGGGTCAGTCCTGGAAAGGGAATGGGAACGGAAATTTGCTCTTCTCAAAGCCACTTCCCAGAAATCAGCCTCAGCTTGTTTGGGATGACAGCGAGGTGCCAGGTGACGCCCCAGGGGTGGTGGGAGCAGATAATTGGGGTTTGTGTTTGTCTGGCAGAGCTGAGCGCCTTTTGTCATCACCCAAATTCCCAATTCATCCctcctgggggagcagagatgtctctggctctgctctggcccagcccttggctcacCTTTCCCTGACTGGATCCATCTTTTCCCTCATCCCTCTTCCTACCCCCACGCAccacagagctcctgctgcagctggggcaaACACGGCCCTCTAAGGGTAGAAAATGTTCCCTGGAAAACAGaagacaggaaaacaaaacagggTTTATTGGGCTGGGAAAATCCCTTTTAATGACTCCGAGGTACAATTCCGGGATGCAGCAGGCAAAGAAGGCCGGGAATGACATTCCCAGCTCATCAGTGTTTGATGCAGAGAAGGACTCGGGACGTGGGCAGAgtctctgctctggggtggctCCAAAAATCCCCTGATCCCAGAAATTATCTGGGCTGGAAAACatctttttcctccctttcttccCCTGTTTCTTGGGGGCTCTGTGcctgcactcccagctctggctgcggGACAAaccgggacagcccgggacacATAGGGACACAGAGAGAGCCCAGGAtacacagggacagcctgggacagcccgggacaCACAAGAACACCCCGGGACACTCCGGGACACCCCGAGACagtctgggacagcctgggacacaccgggacagcccgggaATGCCGCTCGCCCCGGGgcagagctgcttttccagccgATGCTTTATCGATGCTGCATTTCCCTCTCAGCCGATCAATACCCCCGGGGCGGCTGCTGCGGCTGGGGCGGCCAAAGTCAGCCCGAGAGCGGAGCTGCTTTGTCAGGTCAGGGCTGTTTCTAACAAGGATTTGTTTGATTTCTTCTTCTCCCCCTGTTTGATTTCTTCTTCTCCCTTTTGAAGCGTGGTCGGGTCAGCTTTTCCATCTGACGCGGAGGAACCACTGAATTCACACCTCGTTCGtgccatttccttttttttaaagtccttGTCCGGCCCCAGCCACCCAGgacttccccagctgctgcagagatggTTTCTATCAGATTGGGTCACCAAAAAAAGGTCCCCAAAAAAAGGTGTCCCCTTTGCCAcccacatccctgcagagcCCGGCTGGATTCTGCTCCCAGAAAGCAGGGGAgatgttttgggggtttctttGTCCAGGGCATTGCCTGACACCCAGCTGCCCTGAGACTCCTTCCTCCTATGGAATTAAGATGGGATGAGTGCTGCCATCCTTTTCCAGGGGAGATTTCACCAGGAAAACCACAGCTAAATCCAATTTCAGACATGTCAGTCCTGTGGGAGGAATGCTGAGCATGCCACAGGTGCTGCTGGAAGAAGCTGGTCCAGGCTTGGACCAGCACATGTTGCCCTCACCTCCCTGATTCAGGCTCAGGGAAAGTTGGGAGCAATGTTCCCACCTGTGGGAAGTGGAAACACCGTGAAAAACATGGCATTGTGTGGCTGTGGTGTAAATCTCTGGGGGTTTGGGCTCCTCTCTTGACTTTggagctgtgtccccacatcccGCTGgcccagagggagagcagccccaAAGAGAAGGGGTTTGagcccagagcagtgctggagacCTCAGAGAGGTGAAAAGTTCCCATTTGGGATGAcaatccctgtccccagctcctgaGGGCAGGGGTTTTGTGCTTGTCCCATTGTCCCTGGGCACAAGGCAGGGGTTTTGTGGTTGCCCCATTgtccctgggcacagggcaggggttTTGTGGTTGCCCCATTGTCCCCGGGCACAAGGAAAGGTTTTGTGGTTGTCCCGTTGTCCCTGGGCACAGGAAAGGGGTTTTACATTTGCCCCATTGTCCCTGGGCATTTCATCCCCtctcagctgtccccagctgaaCTCTCCCCCTTCCCCGCCACATCTCCGGGTGCTCACTGACTCATTTCCCGTGTCCTTTGGCCCCGGCATCCTGGCTGCCCCCGCAGGGGACGGCCCCGGCTCAAACGCTGATTTCACACCGAACTCCTCTGCCCGAGATTGCGatcagggctgggctgctcgAGCTGAGCGAGCCCTTCCCAACCCTGGCCTTTGAAAACCCCGAGTTCAGAGCTCAAATACACCCAAAGCCTCCTCTTGACTCCTGGTCTGCTCTCCCTTTCCTGATCTGCACCCCCATGCCTGATCTGCACCCCCACTCCTGATCTGCACCCCCATTCCTGATCTGCACCCCCGTTCCTGATCTGAACCCCCATTCCTGATCTGAACCCCCATTCCTGATCTGCACCCCCGTTCCTGATCTGAACCCCCACTCCTGATCTGAACCCCCATTCCTGATCTGCACCCCCGTTCCTGATCTGCACCCCCACTCCTGATCTGCACCCCCATTCCTGATCTGCACCCCCACTCCTGATCTGCACCCCCGTTCCTGATCTGAACCCCCACTCCTGATCTGCACCCCCGTTCCTGATCTGAACCCCTGTTCCTGATCTGAACCCCCATTCCTGATCTGCACCCCCGTTCCTGATCTGAACCCCCACTCCTGATCTGCACCCCCGTTCCTGATCTGAACCCCTGTTCCTGATCTGAACCCCCGTTCCTGATCTGAACCCCCGTTCCTGATCTGCACCCCCATTCCTGCAGTTCCCACTCTCCTCACGATTTCCCAGTGACCCGAAAGgcacaaaacaagaaaaagaaggatAAATCCCGAACCAGCAAGGAAGATGCTGGTAAAATCCTCTGCACCCAGGTGCTGGGATCAAAACTCATCCCAACAATCCACGCTGGGGACTGCTGGGCTCTCTGGGTTTCCCCCGGACAGTGTCCCTGGGATGCAGGGAGGTGGTGATGGGTGACGGGATCAGCATCACCAGGTTTGGGGAATTCTGTTTCAGCCCACCCGAATCCCCCTCCCCGAGCTGGCCCCGGCTTCCCGCGGTGTTTTCCCAGCTATCAGCAGCTCCGATCTGCCCTTTGTGGCCTCGGTGACCTTTTTCACACGTATTTTCTGCCACCGCCTGACCAAGGAGGAAAAGACACCCCAGGGGAGATGAATTCATTTCCTCCAGGCTCACCCCGGGGTATTTTCCTTGAGAATCTTCCCCTGGCATCACTCCAGGTGAGCAGGTGGGGTGGGTGGAGCTCGGTGTGGACTCCCCTTCCCCCGTTTTGGAAATTCCCCTAAAATCCTTCCGGAAATATTTCCTGGGCTGGGTGTGGGGAAGGACCTTCCTGGTGTCCCGAGGAGTTTGCTGCAGGGAAAATTCCAGGTGGGAAGGGTTGGAATGGGACAGCTCAAAGGGGATGGGGGAGATGGTGGGGGTGaagatggggatgaggatgagAATGATGGGGATGAAGTTGGGGATGATGGGGGtgaagatgaagatgatggGAATGATGATGGAGATGGTGAAGGGAATGATGAATGGGATGAAGATGGGGATGAAGATGGGGATGAAAATGTGGGGTGAAGATGGGGATAATGATGGGGATGAAGATGGGGATGATGGGAGTGAAGATGGGGATGAAGATGAGGGTGAAGATGGGGATGAAGATGAGGGTGAAGATGGGGATGATAGGGATAATGATGGGGATGAAGACGATGAAGAGGATGAAGGTGGGGATGAAGCTGGGGATGACGATGGAGGTGAAGATAGGGATGATGAAGGAGGTGAAGATAGGGATGATGAAGGGAATTAAGATAAGGGCAAAGATGGAGCTAATGAAAGAGATGAAACTGGTGATGATGATGGAGATGAAGATGGGGATGAAGATGATGGAGATGATGATGGAGATGATGATGGAGATGAAGGTAGGGATGAAGCTGGGGATGATGGGGGTGAAGCTGGGGATGAAGATGAGGATGAAGTTGGGGATGAAGATGAGGATGAAGTTGAGGATGAAGATGAGGATGAAGATGAGGACGAAGCTGGGGATgagccccagctgtgcagggctgggctggggcctgGCTCCCTCTGGCATTTTTGGCTCCTCAGGGCTTGCTCGGGGTTCATGGCAGCAGCCAAGCCCTGAGCTGGGCGAGGtgccagccccggctgggcaCGAGCAGGGTTTGGGGCGCAGCAGCGGTGCAGGAGCTCCTGCATCCCAACAATCCCTGGGAGTTGTTTTCCCGGCGTTTGGCACAAGATGTCAGTGCTGCCCCACGAACGGCTCTCGGTGCTGCTCCTCCGCACGGCCTGGCCGGGTCACGGTGCTCCTTGGGGGTGCCCAAAGCGGGGTGCAGCACCCCGGGCTCCGGACGTGCCCCCCTGTACCCGCGGGGACCCagcggggccgctccccgcTGATGGAGAGGCTCCCAGAGCAGCGGGTGATGCTCAACCTCCCCTTTGGAGGCTCCCAGACACCTCCAGAACCAAAAGAATCACCTGGGGAGAGATCCAGGAGGAAAGACACCGAGGGAAAAGAAGCTGGGGATGAAAGAACCCAAACCCTCTCCCAGCACCACGTGgcaaaagggaggaaaaaactcCCTCAAAAGAGTGTTGACAAGTCTGGAGGCTTCTGGGACCCGGGGTGACCAGGAAAATAACACATCAAAGACCCCACGTCCGCCTGAAGACAGATAAAAACTCCGAGCCAAATGTTCTATGAATATTTAACTACCATCAATATTTAATTAGCAGATAGAGGGAGATTAAGAGCAGAGGGATCCATTCTCCCTGTTTGCTCCAGCCCCGCTCTCGGGGTGCTGGGGAACTCTTGGGGTCACACTCAGTGCCAGAATTGGGGTGCAGGAACCGCAAAGGAAGGGAAGATCCCCAAAAGGGAAGGTTTTGTTTCCCCAGCCTCACTctgggagagggcagagagAGCTCTGGCATGACCTGGGTGTTCTAAATCCAAACCAGCCATCCAAGGAAACAATTAAAAGTCTTTTTGGAGATTTAGGATGCTCCAAAAGGGAAGCTTTGCCCATCAATGGATTGGCTGCTGATGGCAGCAAACACAGCTAGAGAGTGCAGAGCGTGGGTCAGGATCCAGCTTTTCCAGGGGGCAGGGAAAGCTTTGTGGGatggtggtgctgctggaagTGCTCAGTTTGGGATGCTCTGTGGGGCTGACCTTGGTGGGGGTGAGCTGGAGGTGACTTCTCCTCTTGCTCTGAATCCATCCAGGTCAATCGTGGGTCTTTCCAGGTCCATCATAGATCCATCCATACTCTGGATCTATCCAGgtccatggatccatccataCTCTGGATCCATCCAGGTCCATGGATCCATCCAAgtccatggatccatccatgCTCTGGATCCATCCAGGATCATC of Passer domesticus isolate bPasDom1 chromosome 19, bPasDom1.hap1, whole genome shotgun sequence contains these proteins:
- the LOC135283939 gene encoding C-C motif chemokine 3-like translates to MGTATRMLCALLILSTLCWHSLAQRAPAMPDKCCFNFQTRRIKRDNVVACYPTSPECPHQAVIFKVRNGKEICTQASRAWVKRYQQSFQVSSFSIPS